The following nucleotide sequence is from Pelagibaculum spongiae.
TCAGTACCAAGGCAAAGAAGTCATCGGTATGCGCATGAACTGGAACAAGCGTTATATTACGCTGGCTCCGGTTGCTACGGTTATCGGCTTGGCTTTCAAAATGTTCGACCCAGAAGGTTTATTGGGCGACAAGAAAGACATCGGTATCACTTGCGCACTGATTCCTCGCAATTTCCCTGGCGTTGAAGCTGGCCGTCGCCACATTCCTCTGGGAACACCGTTCATGAACGGTACCACCAAAGGTAAAGACGTATTCATTCCATTGGATTTCATTATCGGTGGCGTAGATATGGCAGGTCACGGCTGGCGTATGCTGGTTGAATGTTTGTCAGTAGGTCGCTCTATTTCATTGCCTTCTTCCGCTGCAGGTGGTGCACGTGCCGGTGCAATTGCTACGGGTGCTTATGCTCGCATCCGTCGTCAGTTCAAAACTGCGATCGGCCAAATGGAAGGTATCGAAGAAGCGCTGGGTCGTTTAGGTGGCAACGCTTACCGAATGGAAGCCGTTCGAGCCTTTACTGCATTTGCGGTCGATTTAGGTGAAAAACCTTCAGTACCATCCGCAATCGCCAAGCTGCACGTGACCGAAATGGGTCGACAGTGCGCGAACGATGCAATGGATATTCAAGGTGGTAAAGCCATCGTAATGGGCCCACGTAACGCTGCAGGTCGCGCTTACATGGCAGTTCCTATCGGTATTACCGTTGAAGGCGCAAACATCCTGACCCGTAACCTAATTTTGTTTGGTCAGGGCGCAATGCGCTGTCACCCATACGTTTTGAAAGAGCTTGATGCAGCAGCTAACACTGACGACAAACAAGCACTGAAAGACTTCGACAAAGCATTGTTCGGTCACGTTGGTTTTGTTATCTCCAACGCATTCCGCTCATTGTGGTTAGGACTGTCTCGCGGTTATTTCGCCAAAGCACCTGCTACACCCACTAAGCGCTACTACCAGCATCTGACTCGTATCAGTTCTTCGTTCGCCATTTTGGCCGACGTGAGCATGGCGGTTTTAGGTGCCGAACTGAAGCGAAAAGAATCTGTATCCGCTCGCTTGGGTGATGCTTTAGCGATGATGTATATCGGTTCTGCAGTACTTAAGCGCTGGGAAGATCAAGGCCGTCCTGCTGCTGACCGTCCATTTGTGGACTGGGCAATGGACGACTGCATCTACCAAGCTGACAAGGCGATGAGCGACTTGCTGAAGAACTACCCTAATAAGTTTGTTGGTGCCGGATTACGTGCATTAATCTTCCCATTAGGCTTCCGCACTCCTGGCGCAAGCGACAAGCTAAGCCACAAGGTTTCAGCATTGTTAATTGAGCCAAATGAAGCACGTGATCGTTTAGCCAAAGACGTATATACCGAAGACCATAAGTTCAATTTGATTGGTCAGATGGAAACGGTTTTACGTGACACGATTGCTGCAGAGCCAATCGTTAAGAAAATCGATAAGGCAATTCGTAAGGGTGAGCTAGCTGTTCCTTCTCACATCTTCGATCTGCCAACCAAGATCAACTATGCCCTTGAAGCTGGAATGATTAACGAAGCAGAAAAAGAATTACTGACCCGTTATGAAGCAGGCCGATTGGAAACCATCACAGTTGATGATTGGGATCACGAAGACATGGTTCGTGCTCAATACCAAAAAAAGCAGACTAGCAAGAAATCTGCTGCCTGATTTGAAGTTTTAAATCAGCAATAAAGAATGCCGGGCTATTTAAATAGCCCGGCATTTTTAGTTTAAAGGGGCGTTATTGGGCCATAGTGTGAGCTACTCTTCCTTGAAAGCTCGCTTTGGGCAGCACCACTATCGGCATCGAGGACATCAAGAGGGTTTACATAAGGGCTAAATGCGCAATTAATTCTTATTGGATACGATGCTGATGCTTCATATAGCAAAGCAGAAACATAATTATTTTCATGCGCAACACCAACGGTTTGCTCAATATATTGATAGCAGAACATTAACCTGAAATCCCTAGCCTGATCAATTGGCGCCACAGCCATTCCTGCTACGGGGTCAAAAAAACAAATTTTTTTATCATCGATAGCAAACAACACAAATTTAAAATTTTGCGAAGCAATAGGGATTTTTAGCATCACTGCTGAAAAAGCTTTATTTGGATTCAGCGGCACTGTCGATTCAAACGATGTACTACAGTGGCTTCTATATGATATGATATGGTCACCCTCTAAATTTCTAATTACACGGAAACTTTTGTTTTCTTGGTAGTTTTTCTGCATTTTATTTATCTTAATATGCAGCTTGCTTTCACTAAGATCTTGTTCGTATTTTTCTATAAAAAAATTGCCAGTAAATATCCTAAGATCGCACTCCGCTGCAAGAAAAGCACTACACAACCCATAAGAATAAGCCAAGGCATCAAGCGTCGGGTTATAGGCGAAACTGCCACTCGAAAGAGTAACTTTAGGAACGAGAGTGTTGCTTGCAAAAGTACAGCCAGTCCAACCATATTTATAGCCGGTCTCGATCAAATGTTTCAAGACTTGCTGGTAGCTAGCTGGCGAAGCGGATGGAGCAACATTATTGCTACCTGCACTCGAAGTGTCCATGAACAAAACATCCTTAAATTTTCTTCTAGTAAAGTAGATAATTTAAAAAACAGATAGAGATATGCTCACAAACTAATCGAATAAAT
It contains:
- a CDS encoding acyl-CoA dehydrogenase; the encoded protein is MTNGILLALALAGAWAMAYRRSSLKEWTIYGAAALAVLTLFSGFSGVGLAISWLIFAAVAVPLNMDKIRLTYISGPILKLFRKIMPTMSQTEKEALDAGTVWWDGEIFAGDPNWKKLLSIPKPTLTEEEQAFLDGPVEAACRMCDDWKVVHEDADLTPETWQFLKDEGFFSMIIKKKYGGKDFSALAHSEVLAKLSAHSATLASTVAVPNSLGPAELLQHYGTEEQKNHYLPRLAKGLDIPCFALTNPEAGSDAGSIPDTGIVCKGQYQGKEVIGMRMNWNKRYITLAPVATVIGLAFKMFDPEGLLGDKKDIGITCALIPRNFPGVEAGRRHIPLGTPFMNGTTKGKDVFIPLDFIIGGVDMAGHGWRMLVECLSVGRSISLPSSAAGGARAGAIATGAYARIRRQFKTAIGQMEGIEEALGRLGGNAYRMEAVRAFTAFAVDLGEKPSVPSAIAKLHVTEMGRQCANDAMDIQGGKAIVMGPRNAAGRAYMAVPIGITVEGANILTRNLILFGQGAMRCHPYVLKELDAAANTDDKQALKDFDKALFGHVGFVISNAFRSLWLGLSRGYFAKAPATPTKRYYQHLTRISSSFAILADVSMAVLGAELKRKESVSARLGDALAMMYIGSAVLKRWEDQGRPAADRPFVDWAMDDCIYQADKAMSDLLKNYPNKFVGAGLRALIFPLGFRTPGASDKLSHKVSALLIEPNEARDRLAKDVYTEDHKFNLIGQMETVLRDTIAAEPIVKKIDKAIRKGELAVPSHIFDLPTKINYALEAGMINEAEKELLTRYEAGRLETITVDDWDHEDMVRAQYQKKQTSKKSAA